In Deltaproteobacteria bacterium, one genomic interval encodes:
- a CDS encoding thiolase family protein has product MNNLRGKYAIVGVGHSKLGKVPEMGPIGMFAVAARNAIADAGLTKADVDGLITRGPDDVYCHHQRVGAALGLNVTYSTSTDNGGASQVLGVAMACMAIDAGLCSTAVVGFGRDTWSRTHRTETARKRVNIGIQNQGEFGPEFGWFGAPSNYAVSARRHMKLYGTTKEQLGHIAVAFREHASRNPNAFFQKPVTIEEYLNARMIVDPLCLYDCSVYIDGAAAVVVTSAERARDLKQPPAHVMGFGFGNRLSGWFEESNMLTTGAKEAGEGAYRMAGIGPEDVDTAQLYDCFTQMVLLQLEDYGFCDKGEGGPFAASGALRLGGRLPTNTSGGQLSEGHTEGMLQIVEGVRQVRREHGPDRQVKDAEVALVSEHGGNTACQSAMILAREAS; this is encoded by the coding sequence ATGAACAACCTGCGCGGCAAGTACGCCATCGTGGGCGTCGGGCACAGCAAGCTCGGCAAGGTGCCGGAGATGGGGCCCATCGGGATGTTCGCGGTGGCGGCGCGGAACGCCATCGCGGACGCGGGGTTGACCAAGGCGGACGTGGACGGGCTGATCACGCGGGGGCCGGATGACGTGTACTGCCACCACCAGCGGGTGGGGGCGGCGCTGGGGCTCAACGTGACCTACAGCACGTCGACGGACAACGGCGGCGCCAGCCAGGTGCTGGGGGTGGCCATGGCGTGCATGGCCATCGATGCGGGGCTTTGCAGCACGGCGGTGGTGGGCTTCGGGCGGGATACGTGGTCCCGGACGCACCGCACGGAGACCGCGCGCAAGCGGGTCAACATCGGCATCCAGAACCAGGGCGAGTTCGGGCCCGAGTTCGGCTGGTTCGGCGCTCCGTCCAACTACGCGGTGTCGGCGCGGCGCCACATGAAGCTCTACGGCACCACCAAGGAGCAGTTGGGCCACATCGCGGTGGCGTTCCGCGAGCACGCGAGCCGCAACCCCAACGCGTTCTTCCAGAAGCCGGTCACCATCGAGGAGTACCTGAACGCGCGTATGATCGTCGATCCCCTGTGCCTCTACGACTGCAGCGTCTACATCGACGGCGCCGCCGCGGTGGTGGTGACCTCGGCGGAACGCGCCCGGGACCTGAAGCAGCCGCCGGCCCATGTCATGGGTTTCGGTTTCGGCAACCGGCTCAGCGGCTGGTTCGAGGAGAGCAACATGCTCACCACCGGGGCCAAGGAGGCGGGCGAGGGAGCCTACCGCATGGCCGGCATCGGCCCCGAGGACGTGGACACGGCCCAACTCTACGACTGCTTCACGCAGATGGTGCTGCTGCAGCTCGAGGACTACGGCTTCTGCGACAAGGGTGAAGGCGGCCCGTTCGCCGCTTCGGGGGCGCTGCGGCTGGGCGGCCGGCTGCCCACCAACACATCGGGCGGGCAGCTCTCGGAAGGGCATACCGAAGGCATGTTGCAGATCGTGGAAGGCGTGCGCCAGGTCCGCCGCGAGCACGGACCCGACCGCCAGGTGAAGGACGCCGAAGTGGCCTTGGTGAGCGAACACGGCGGCAATACGGCCTGCCAGTCCGCCATGATCCTGGCGAGGGAAGCATCATGA
- a CDS encoding OB-fold domain-containing protein has translation MSEYTKPLPYPTVESEPFWEGCKRHELLLPRCRACSGYWFPPGATCPHCWSTEWDWTKASGRGRIHSFGVYHRVYHPGFEGEVPYVFAVVQLEEGPRLVSNVVNESPEKLECDQPVEVVFEDVTEDVTLYKFRPAG, from the coding sequence ATGAGCGAGTACACCAAGCCGTTGCCGTATCCCACGGTGGAGTCGGAGCCCTTCTGGGAGGGCTGCAAGCGCCACGAGTTGTTGTTGCCGCGGTGCCGCGCGTGTTCCGGATACTGGTTCCCGCCCGGTGCCACCTGCCCGCACTGCTGGAGCACGGAGTGGGACTGGACCAAGGCGTCGGGCCGCGGCAGGATCCACTCGTTCGGCGTCTACCACCGAGTGTACCACCCGGGGTTCGAGGGCGAAGTCCCCTACGTGTTCGCGGTCGTTCAACTGGAGGAAGGACCTCGGCTGGTGAGCAACGTGGTGAACGAGTCGCCCGAGAAGCTCGAATGCGACCAACCCGTGGAGGTGGTGTTCGAGGATGTCACGGAGGACGTGACCCTCTACAAGTTCAGGCCCGCGGGCTGA
- a CDS encoding lipid-binding SYLF domain-containing protein, with the protein MKRTLVSLAVLFLFSMSSAVVFGQPTAAKDLAVRVDKARVTFEEFQRDSRMTWFRNNVRYAKGLLIMPSFVKGGFFVGGSIGKGVLLAQDKDGRWSYPAFYDVLSGSVGLQFGVGAGEVILMIMTDTGLRRFLTDKFQLGADASIGVGPDGVGAKAEIFDLFSFARVKGLFAGLSVEGGGVVVSRDDNRTYYGTVDVTPRDILLRRSVSNKQADPLIQTLTKASR; encoded by the coding sequence ATGAAGAGAACTCTGGTTTCGCTCGCCGTCTTGTTCCTCTTCTCCATGTCGTCCGCCGTCGTGTTCGGACAGCCAACGGCCGCGAAGGACTTGGCCGTCAGAGTGGACAAGGCCCGTGTGACCTTCGAGGAATTCCAACGGGATTCCCGGATGACGTGGTTCCGGAACAATGTCCGTTACGCCAAGGGCCTCCTCATCATGCCGAGCTTCGTCAAGGGCGGCTTTTTCGTTGGCGGCTCCATCGGCAAGGGCGTGCTCCTGGCGCAGGACAAGGACGGCCGGTGGAGCTATCCCGCCTTCTATGACGTGTTGTCGGGTTCCGTCGGCCTTCAGTTCGGCGTCGGGGCGGGCGAGGTCATCCTCATGATCATGACGGACACGGGCCTCAGGAGATTTCTCACCGACAAGTTCCAGCTTGGCGCCGACGCGAGCATCGGCGTGGGTCCGGACGGCGTCGGCGCCAAGGCCGAGATCTTCGACCTCTTCTCGTTCGCCCGCGTCAAGGGGCTGTTCGCGGGCCTGTCGGTGGAGGGCGGGGGCGTGGTGGTGAGTCGAGACGACAACCGCACCTACTACGGGACCGTGGATGTCACGCCACGGGACATCCTGCTCCGGAGAAGCGTCAGCAACAAGCAGGCCGATCCGCTCATCCAGACGCTCACCAAGGCGTCGCGCTAG